One part of the Parabacteroides distasonis ATCC 8503 genome encodes these proteins:
- a CDS encoding 3-keto-disaccharide hydrolase — protein sequence MKTLVICTAMSAMILCACGGKNTQSTEETAKVVPMAVITPAINQLTDQEKAEGWALLFDGKTTKGWRGAHKDAFPDHGWMVKDGELIVQKSDGSESTNGGDIVTEGEYSAFEFSVDFKITEGANSGIKYFVTEQEKQKGSAYGLEFQLLDDAKHPDAKLYTTFPGSRTLGSLYDLKKSENIHFNGVGEWNTAVVKVFPNNHVEHWLNGVKVLEYERGSKEFRDLVKGSKYADPSYNAGGAFGEAPKGHILLQDHGDEVAFRNIKVKELK from the coding sequence ATGAAGACACTAGTAATTTGTACCGCCATGAGCGCTATGATCCTTTGCGCCTGCGGTGGAAAAAACACGCAAAGCACGGAAGAGACAGCTAAGGTAGTACCGATGGCCGTAATTACACCGGCGATCAATCAATTGACCGACCAAGAGAAAGCCGAGGGTTGGGCGCTCCTTTTTGATGGTAAGACAACGAAAGGCTGGCGTGGAGCGCACAAAGACGCTTTCCCGGATCACGGATGGATGGTGAAAGATGGCGAATTGATCGTGCAGAAATCCGACGGTAGCGAGTCTACGAACGGAGGCGATATCGTTACGGAGGGTGAATATTCCGCTTTTGAGTTCAGCGTGGATTTTAAGATCACCGAAGGGGCCAACAGCGGTATTAAATACTTCGTGACCGAGCAAGAGAAGCAAAAAGGCTCCGCTTACGGCTTGGAGTTTCAGCTATTGGATGACGCTAAGCACCCGGATGCCAAGCTTTACACGACTTTCCCCGGTAGTCGTACCCTTGGAAGCTTGTATGATCTGAAGAAAAGCGAGAACATCCATTTCAACGGCGTAGGAGAGTGGAATACGGCCGTGGTGAAGGTATTCCCGAACAACCACGTAGAGCACTGGCTGAATGGTGTGAAGGTATTGGAGTACGAGCGTGGCAGCAAGGAGTTCCGTGATTTGGTGAAGGGCAGTAAATACGCTGATCCATCTTATAATGCGGGTGGTGCTTTCGGCGAGGCTCCGAAAGGACACATCCTTTTGCAGGATCATGGGGATGAGGTAGCGTTCCGCAATATCAAGGTGAAGGAGTTGAAATGA
- a CDS encoding porin family protein: MKKFVMMLMLAVFSLGAYAQTQQGQSAVGFNIGYGFDSKNATLGVDYRYCITDAVRLSPSLTYFVKNDNHSTWAIDLNAHYVVKLSEMFGFYPLAGLSLSFWNWDAGHGLSHNETRLGANIGLGGEVYATDNLSIGLEVKYNIIKDFDQAMLGVRVGYSF; the protein is encoded by the coding sequence ATGAAAAAGTTTGTAATGATGCTGATGTTAGCAGTCTTTAGTCTGGGAGCTTATGCGCAGACGCAGCAAGGACAATCTGCCGTGGGATTTAACATCGGTTATGGATTCGATTCGAAGAATGCCACGTTAGGAGTTGATTACCGCTATTGTATCACGGATGCGGTACGTTTGAGCCCGTCTCTTACTTATTTCGTAAAGAATGACAATCACAGCACTTGGGCGATCGACTTGAATGCTCATTATGTAGTGAAGTTAAGTGAGATGTTCGGTTTTTATCCATTAGCGGGGCTTAGTCTGTCCTTTTGGAATTGGGATGCGGGCCATGGCCTTTCTCATAACGAGACTCGTCTGGGAGCCAATATCGGTTTAGGCGGTGAGGTTTATGCTACCGACAATCTTTCGATAGGATTGGAGGTGAAGTATAATATCATCAAGGATTTCGATCAGGCCATGCTGGGCGTTCGCGTAGGATATAGTTTCTGA
- a CDS encoding HAD family hydrolase, whose protein sequence is MKQLKTALFDFDGVVVDTEPIYDLFWNDAAKRYGLGIDNFADIIKGTTLPYILEKYFSGYTEEFRQMVTKESTEYEKTMPLPPMPGSIEFIRMLKEHGVQIGLVTSSDNAKVKRAFGLLHLDNLFDTLVTADRITQGKPDPMCYLLAAKDLNVSPEDCIVFEDSFNGIQSGKDAGMRVIGLSTTNPAESLRDKVYEVIPNFEKVTFEDYLRW, encoded by the coding sequence ATGAAACAGCTAAAGACCGCCTTGTTCGATTTTGACGGCGTAGTAGTAGATACGGAACCTATTTACGATTTATTCTGGAACGATGCCGCTAAACGTTATGGCTTAGGTATCGATAATTTCGCTGATATTATAAAGGGTACGACCCTACCGTATATTCTGGAGAAGTATTTTTCCGGATATACGGAGGAGTTCCGCCAAATGGTGACCAAAGAATCTACAGAGTATGAGAAGACGATGCCCTTGCCTCCCATGCCCGGCTCCATCGAGTTCATCCGTATGCTGAAGGAGCACGGCGTACAGATAGGCTTGGTTACCAGCTCGGATAACGCGAAGGTGAAACGGGCTTTCGGGCTTCTACATCTGGACAATCTATTCGATACCCTAGTGACCGCCGACCGCATCACGCAAGGTAAGCCCGATCCGATGTGTTATCTATTGGCGGCGAAAGACTTGAACGTATCTCCCGAGGATTGTATCGTATTCGAGGATTCTTTCAACGGCATACAGTCCGGGAAGGACGCAGGGATGCGTGTCATCGGGTTAAGTACGACGAATCCGGCGGAATCTTTAAGAGATAAAGTATATGAGGTAATCCCCAATTTCGAGAAAGTCACGTTCGAGGATTATTTGAGATGGTAA
- a CDS encoding phenylacetate--CoA ligase family protein, whose product MIWNETIECMDREEMRKLQSLRLKRVVEHAYHNSPFYRKKMQEMGIAPDDIQTIDDITKLPFTVKQDLRDNYPFGLMAVPMSEIVRLHASSGTTGKPIVVGYTRKDLGIWAEVVARCLTAYGLTKNDSVQVSYGYGMFTGGLGAHAGVENIGGTVIPMSSGNTQKQIQLMHDFGAKGLACTPSYALYLAETIHQSGIPLEEFQLRVGAFGAEPWTENMRKELETKLNIKAYDIYGLTEICGPGVGGECECQNGTHLWEDHFFPEIVDPNTLQPVEPGQVGELVFTTLTKEGMPMLRYRTRDLTSLTYEKCACGRTAVRMGRILGRSDDMLIIRGVNVFPSQVESVILELPEFEAHYLIVVDRMNNTDTFQIQVEVRQEYYSDEMNKMIALKKKIAARMQSVIGLQPDIKIVEPRSIERSMGKAKHVIDKRKLV is encoded by the coding sequence ATGATTTGGAACGAAACTATTGAATGTATGGACCGTGAGGAAATGCGGAAACTACAGAGCCTACGGTTGAAAAGAGTTGTTGAACATGCTTACCATAACTCCCCGTTTTATCGCAAGAAAATGCAGGAGATGGGCATTGCTCCCGACGATATACAGACAATAGATGATATAACGAAATTACCGTTCACGGTAAAACAAGACTTGCGTGATAACTATCCTTTCGGCTTGATGGCCGTGCCGATGTCCGAGATCGTCCGTCTGCATGCCTCTTCCGGTACGACAGGTAAGCCTATCGTCGTGGGATATACCCGTAAGGACTTGGGTATTTGGGCCGAGGTGGTGGCTCGTTGCCTGACCGCCTATGGTTTGACAAAGAACGATTCCGTGCAAGTATCCTATGGTTACGGAATGTTTACCGGAGGCTTGGGTGCCCATGCCGGAGTGGAGAATATCGGTGGTACGGTGATCCCGATGAGTAGCGGTAATACCCAGAAACAAATCCAGTTGATGCACGACTTCGGGGCGAAGGGTTTGGCTTGTACGCCTTCTTACGCTTTGTATCTGGCGGAGACTATCCACCAGTCCGGTATTCCCTTGGAGGAATTCCAGCTACGTGTCGGAGCGTTCGGTGCCGAGCCTTGGACGGAGAATATGCGTAAGGAATTAGAGACGAAACTAAATATCAAAGCTTACGATATCTATGGCTTGACGGAAATCTGCGGGCCGGGCGTCGGTGGCGAGTGTGAGTGCCAGAACGGTACCCACCTGTGGGAAGACCATTTCTTCCCGGAGATCGTGGACCCGAATACCTTACAACCGGTGGAACCGGGACAAGTAGGAGAGTTGGTCTTCACCACGCTTACGAAGGAGGGTATGCCGATGCTTCGTTACCGTACACGTGATTTGACCTCGCTGACTTACGAGAAGTGCGCCTGTGGACGTACGGCAGTTCGTATGGGACGTATTTTAGGTAGAAGTGACGATATGTTGATTATTCGTGGCGTAAATGTTTTCCCGTCTCAGGTAGAATCCGTAATTTTGGAGCTGCCGGAGTTCGAGGCGCATTACCTGATCGTGGTGGATCGTATGAACAATACCGATACCTTCCAGATACAGGTGGAGGTTCGCCAAGAATACTACTCGGATGAGATGAACAAGATGATCGCCTTGAAAAAGAAGATCGCCGCCCGCATGCAGAGCGTGATCGGTTTGCAACCGGACATCAAGATCGTGGAGCCGCGTAGTATCGAACGTAGTATGGGTAAGGCAAAACACGTGATCGATAAACGTAAGTTAGTATAA